A window of the Rhizobium viscosum genome harbors these coding sequences:
- a CDS encoding NAD(P)/FAD-dependent oxidoreductase, with translation MTTRTNVAVLGGGIVGLCCALHLQKRGREVILIDRSEGVGRETSFGNAGLIQPDGMMPITFPRDLSALISYAANRRRDCYYRASALPDLAPALFQYWRQSHPDRMAVTLQGNIPLFRHSVPEHFALAEEAGALDMFRPIGWTRVFRREKTFDSHRQKLAVAALYGVAAEELSRAQLRALEPRLSPSVIGAIRFTGQLSLPSPVKLSEAYRELFVRRGGIVAQGDARTISANKNARWEVRTTTGLVDADEAVVSLGPWSGDTLGKLGYALPFFVKRGYHLHFTPQAGAELRNPISDVDGGYSLTPMENGIRLNTGVEFARRDDRLSSVQINRVLPWARDFFPIGEQVERQAWVGSRPCLPDMLPIIGPAPRHRGLWVATAHAHHGLTLAAATGRLIAEMMNGETPFIDPSFYRLNRF, from the coding sequence ATGACTACCAGGACGAATGTCGCAGTCCTTGGAGGCGGCATTGTCGGACTTTGCTGCGCTCTGCATCTGCAGAAGAGGGGCCGCGAGGTTATCCTGATTGACCGGTCCGAAGGTGTGGGCCGGGAGACATCGTTCGGCAATGCAGGTCTCATCCAGCCTGACGGCATGATGCCGATCACGTTTCCAAGGGATCTTTCTGCGCTCATCAGCTACGCGGCCAACAGGCGACGGGACTGCTACTATCGGGCGTCGGCTCTTCCAGATCTGGCCCCCGCTCTCTTTCAATACTGGCGCCAAAGCCACCCCGATAGAATGGCTGTCACGCTCCAGGGGAATATCCCGCTCTTTCGACACAGCGTTCCGGAACATTTCGCCCTCGCAGAGGAAGCGGGTGCGCTCGACATGTTTCGACCAATCGGCTGGACGAGGGTGTTCCGCCGCGAAAAGACCTTCGACTCCCATCGCCAGAAGCTTGCGGTCGCTGCCCTGTACGGCGTCGCCGCCGAGGAACTGTCGCGAGCCCAACTTCGCGCCTTGGAACCCCGACTGAGTCCTTCCGTGATCGGAGCAATCCGATTTACCGGGCAGTTGAGTCTGCCGAGCCCGGTCAAGTTAAGCGAAGCCTATAGGGAGCTTTTTGTCCGCCGGGGCGGCATCGTTGCGCAAGGCGATGCTCGTACCATCTCGGCGAACAAAAACGCGCGCTGGGAAGTTCGGACGACGACGGGCCTTGTCGACGCCGACGAAGCCGTCGTCAGCCTGGGACCCTGGTCCGGTGACACGCTCGGCAAACTGGGCTACGCGTTGCCATTTTTCGTCAAGCGCGGATACCATCTCCATTTTACACCGCAGGCTGGCGCAGAACTTCGCAATCCCATATCGGACGTCGACGGCGGCTATAGTCTCACGCCGATGGAGAATGGAATTCGTCTGAACACCGGCGTCGAATTCGCCAGGCGAGACGACCGGCTATCCAGCGTTCAAATCAACCGCGTCCTTCCATGGGCGCGGGACTTCTTCCCGATCGGCGAGCAGGTCGAAAGACAGGCCTGGGTCGGGAGCCGGCCATGCCTGCCCGACATGCTTCCCATCATTGGGCCGGCCCCCCGCCATCGCGGACTTTGGGTGGCGACCGCACACGCCCATCACGGACTGACGTTGGCTGCCGCAACCGGGAGGCTGATTGCCGAGATGATGAACGGTGAGACGCCGTTCATCGACCCGTCCTTCTACCGGCTCAATCGCTTCTGA
- a CDS encoding NAD(P)H-dependent glycerol-3-phosphate dehydrogenase gives MAESTCVRIQARSSTSPDHLTVHLQPPFFWGRHHSRFERHRNACAVVTTGEAFPCGLLGGVPMNQHAVILGDGTMATALATTVARNGHDTILWSQDAQLVSSINHDHRHSRHFPSQRLPDRLGARNDLAAAVANAAVVIVAVRSERVRQVAEMAFPHLSKEAVVLSATKGVDVRTKHFMSQVIGEALHTSRLGIISGPNITIDIMNGSPTAILIAAEDPKVITVGQAYLESDSLKVFGSTDLNGIEILSVVKNIVAIAAGLAVNLGDNARSYIISLGLAEIQALAQKMGARPESSGGLADVGEIFLSSTSKYSRNHMIGVDIANGARLPALLAALEAINETAEGVNAVMVCRDLAQAAQIEMPLADCVYRILFENLPAEETLRAFLSDKKAAKWLRLAAA, from the coding sequence ATGGCCGAAAGCACGTGCGTCAGGATTCAAGCCCGCAGTTCGACGTCGCCTGACCATCTGACGGTCCACCTCCAGCCCCCATTTTTCTGGGGACGTCACCATTCTCGTTTCGAACGGCATCGTAACGCCTGTGCGGTTGTTACGACAGGAGAAGCATTCCCATGCGGTTTGCTTGGCGGAGTTCCTATGAATCAGCATGCAGTAATTCTGGGCGACGGCACAATGGCGACGGCGCTGGCAACGACAGTCGCCCGCAACGGGCACGACACCATCCTGTGGTCACAAGATGCTCAACTCGTCAGTTCGATCAACCATGATCACCGTCATAGCAGACACTTTCCCTCTCAGCGTCTTCCCGACAGGCTAGGCGCCCGAAACGATCTCGCAGCAGCGGTCGCAAACGCTGCTGTCGTCATCGTCGCCGTCAGGTCGGAGAGGGTAAGACAGGTTGCCGAAATGGCATTTCCGCACCTTTCCAAAGAGGCCGTCGTGCTTTCGGCGACGAAGGGCGTCGACGTCCGAACGAAGCATTTCATGTCGCAAGTGATCGGCGAGGCGCTCCATACCAGCAGGCTCGGCATCATTTCCGGCCCCAACATCACGATCGATATTATGAACGGCTCGCCGACCGCCATTCTCATTGCGGCCGAGGATCCCAAGGTCATCACTGTCGGGCAGGCATATCTGGAGAGCGACTCTCTGAAGGTCTTTGGAAGCACCGACCTCAATGGGATCGAGATCCTGAGCGTCGTCAAGAACATCGTCGCAATCGCCGCGGGCCTGGCAGTCAATCTCGGCGACAACGCCCGATCTTATATCATCTCCCTGGGCCTGGCTGAGATTCAGGCGCTGGCCCAAAAAATGGGTGCGCGACCCGAGAGTTCCGGCGGCCTGGCTGACGTTGGGGAGATCTTCCTCTCATCGACGAGCAAATACTCGCGCAACCATATGATCGGCGTGGACATCGCCAATGGCGCTCGGCTGCCGGCGTTGCTGGCGGCACTGGAGGCAATCAACGAAACGGCAGAAGGTGTTAACGCGGTTATGGTCTGCCGAGACCTAGCGCAGGCCGCTCAGATCGAAATGCCGCTCGCCGATTGCGTATACCGCATCCTCTTCGAAAATCTGCCTGCCGAGGAGACCCTGCGAGCGTTCCTCAGCGACAAGAAGGCCGCGAAATGGCTTCGTCTGGCTGCGGCATGA
- a CDS encoding NAD(P)/FAD-dependent oxidoreductase → MANDALVFDTLIIGNGALGLALGFRLARRGQRVSIVGPATRRFSASQAAGAMNGTFGEVTRDLLSSSHGRQKLEMDIAATDLWDQWCDEILDVVGPSQGALRRKDGTTIILNGGGTDAVDTENFVAIKQALNQYQRSYQMLEGYEVPWVTAQGGNRPFQGLHIPDEHSINTPAYLAALEQAFCKAGGRLIDGTVHKIVAPAAAGQGSIKLSDGQRMSADNIVLAAGALSHDLLASALPDVAPYVPPVTSGYGASVLLSTGAVPLPPSVIRTPNRAFACGLHAVPREDGIYVGATNKIQEKPQLFAHVPDLHALLERAMRQMHAGFGTSGVLAVNVGNRPVPVDGFPLIGIIPDTRLWMLTGTYRDGFHQSPFLAERMAAAILDGADEPLFHSFTPVRAPIQSGRRSDLIAIAVEHALAVGFEAEWRVSVRWPSRIADLLTSKYRSAADELHESITPPPDVLVCMSDNDWLKRKLRGYYDVYGRKHVRQDSSPQFDVA, encoded by the coding sequence ATGGCAAATGATGCCTTGGTCTTTGATACGCTGATAATCGGGAACGGCGCGCTCGGTTTGGCACTGGGCTTTCGGCTTGCCCGGCGTGGGCAACGCGTTTCGATCGTAGGGCCGGCCACTCGGCGATTCAGTGCATCCCAAGCTGCCGGTGCGATGAACGGCACGTTTGGCGAGGTGACGCGCGATCTGCTTTCAAGTTCTCACGGTCGCCAGAAACTTGAGATGGACATCGCGGCTACGGACCTATGGGACCAGTGGTGCGATGAAATCCTTGATGTCGTCGGACCTTCTCAAGGGGCGCTGAGGCGCAAGGACGGCACGACCATCATTCTCAACGGAGGTGGAACCGACGCGGTCGACACTGAGAACTTCGTAGCCATCAAACAGGCTCTCAACCAGTACCAGCGGTCCTATCAGATGCTTGAGGGATACGAAGTGCCGTGGGTAACAGCCCAAGGGGGCAATCGTCCGTTCCAAGGCCTGCACATTCCCGACGAGCACTCCATCAACACGCCCGCCTATCTGGCTGCTCTCGAGCAGGCCTTCTGCAAAGCCGGAGGACGTCTGATTGATGGAACGGTTCACAAGATCGTCGCTCCGGCTGCGGCGGGACAAGGTTCGATAAAGCTTTCCGATGGCCAGCGGATGTCTGCCGACAACATCGTCCTGGCGGCCGGCGCGTTGAGCCACGACCTGCTCGCCTCGGCGCTTCCCGACGTTGCGCCCTACGTGCCACCCGTTACAAGCGGTTACGGTGCCTCGGTTCTGTTGAGCACCGGCGCAGTTCCTTTGCCCCCAAGTGTCATCAGGACACCCAACCGAGCATTCGCTTGCGGACTGCACGCGGTCCCGCGCGAGGATGGGATCTATGTCGGTGCCACCAACAAGATCCAGGAAAAGCCGCAGCTATTCGCGCATGTTCCGGATCTGCACGCGCTCCTCGAACGGGCAATGCGTCAGATGCATGCGGGTTTTGGGACGAGCGGCGTCCTTGCGGTCAATGTCGGCAATCGCCCTGTTCCGGTCGATGGCTTTCCATTGATCGGCATCATTCCGGACACGCGTCTCTGGATGCTGACCGGAACTTATCGTGACGGCTTTCACCAATCCCCGTTCCTTGCCGAGCGGATGGCGGCGGCGATTCTCGACGGGGCGGACGAGCCTCTGTTTCACTCTTTCACTCCGGTTCGCGCACCAATTCAGAGCGGCCGTCGAAGCGATCTCATCGCAATAGCGGTTGAGCATGCGTTGGCGGTCGGCTTCGAAGCGGAATGGCGGGTGTCGGTGCGCTGGCCGAGTCGCATCGCCGATCTTCTGACGTCGAAATATCGATCGGCTGCTGACGAACTGCACGAGTCGATAACGCCGCCGCCAGACGTGCTCGTGTGCATGTCTGACAACGACTGGCTGAAGCGCAAACTCCGCGGTTACTACGACGTCTATGGCCGAAAGCACGTGCGTCAGGATTCAAGCCCGCAGTTCGACGTCGCCTGA
- a CDS encoding LLM class flavin-dependent oxidoreductase translates to MLARRDQIKLGAFLYLTGHHLAAWRHPDTWAGDQLEHYTEFARMAEAAKFDAVFIADIAAVRLDKAEAAAHSAHSGVSHFEPLTLLSVLAAVTNCIGLVGTASTTFNDPYNVARQFASLDHISNGRAGWNAVTSSDPNAAPNFGHAEHVQHADRYKRAEEFADVVAGLWDSFDDDAFVRDRASGSYYDQSKMRVLNHAGDFFQVRGPLNTPRSPQGRPVMVQAGSSDAGKDLAARTAEVVFTVQSTLASAKDFYADLKSRAQSFGRSPDAIKILPGLFPVVGESVSEAEEKLEELQDLILPIVGLSLLEGLAGRTVRLADYPIDGPLPDLPLTNNQVSRQALVVELARRENLSIRQLYKRLAASRGHLTVVGTASQVADEMQAWFEEFGADGFNVMPATIPGGLRDFCHLVIPELQRRGLFRHDYSGRTLRHHLGLKRPDAMDMLSPLAPAHRGLLAGQ, encoded by the coding sequence ATCTTGGCACGTCGGGACCAAATCAAGTTGGGAGCGTTTCTATATCTTACCGGTCATCATCTGGCGGCCTGGCGCCACCCGGACACGTGGGCGGGCGATCAGCTCGAGCACTACACGGAATTTGCGCGCATGGCGGAAGCCGCCAAATTCGACGCGGTATTCATTGCGGATATCGCAGCGGTACGCCTCGACAAGGCCGAGGCTGCCGCCCACTCCGCCCACAGCGGTGTCTCGCATTTCGAGCCGCTGACGCTCCTTTCGGTCCTTGCCGCAGTGACGAATTGCATCGGGCTCGTCGGCACCGCGTCGACCACCTTCAACGATCCCTATAATGTCGCCAGACAGTTCGCCTCCCTCGATCACATAAGCAACGGACGAGCGGGGTGGAACGCGGTGACGTCGTCGGATCCTAATGCTGCGCCGAACTTTGGCCACGCCGAGCACGTTCAGCATGCCGATAGATACAAGCGGGCCGAGGAATTCGCGGACGTCGTAGCAGGGCTATGGGATAGCTTCGACGACGATGCGTTCGTCCGCGACAGAGCGAGCGGCAGCTACTACGATCAATCGAAGATGCGAGTTCTCAATCATGCCGGCGATTTCTTTCAGGTACGTGGTCCTCTCAACACTCCGCGCTCCCCGCAAGGTCGGCCCGTCATGGTCCAGGCGGGCTCGTCCGACGCCGGCAAGGATCTGGCGGCACGGACCGCCGAGGTGGTGTTCACCGTGCAATCGACGTTGGCGTCTGCAAAGGATTTCTACGCTGACCTGAAGTCACGCGCGCAGAGCTTTGGCCGGAGCCCGGACGCCATTAAGATCCTTCCAGGCCTTTTCCCTGTTGTTGGAGAATCGGTTTCGGAAGCGGAGGAGAAGCTCGAAGAGCTACAGGATCTCATTCTACCAATCGTCGGCCTCAGCCTCCTCGAGGGACTCGCGGGACGAACCGTCAGGCTCGCCGACTACCCGATCGACGGCCCGCTCCCGGACCTACCACTGACAAACAACCAGGTCAGCCGACAGGCTTTGGTCGTCGAGCTTGCGCGGAGAGAGAATCTGTCGATCCGACAGCTCTACAAGCGTCTGGCCGCGTCCCGAGGACATCTGACCGTCGTCGGAACCGCATCACAAGTCGCCGATGAAATGCAAGCCTGGTTCGAAGAGTTCGGCGCCGACGGATTCAACGTCATGCCCGCGACTATTCCGGGAGGATTGCGCGACTTCTGCCACCTCGTCATTCCCGAGCTGCAGCGTCGAGGCCTGTTTCGGCACGACTATTCCGGGCGGACGTTGCGTCACCATCTGGGGCTGAAGCGTCCTGACGCCATGGACATGCTCTCGCCCTTAGCTCCGGCGCATCGGGGATTGCTCGCCGGCCAATAG
- a CDS encoding peptidoglycan D,D-transpeptidase FtsI family protein — protein sequence MSFLSRIILHKSKAHFSSRRLRGAVPTLRRKSQSLRTRGRITILVVAFAAVYGLIGARLVQYGVKDDVVPGTLPPLNAVASRPNILDRNGQLLATDVRTVSMYAEPYKIVDVDEAVEKLATVITDLDMKDVYSKLSEKRSKFTWIKRQLTPKQQGQILGLGIPGVGFRPEMRRFYPGGSTAAHILGYVDIDNRGVAGMERFIDLQGFSDLSAAGLTLGADLEPVTLSIDVRVQNVVHDVVLAALKNYRSKAAGAVVLDVRTGEVLAMASVPDFDPNDPAATGTDGWLNRMSNGTFEMGSTFKTFSMALALDTGKVTLNDSFDATKPLRIGGFTIRDSHGGMRRWLTVPEIFRYSSNIGTAKMVDIVGVEVQREYLTKFGLLTRMQTELPEVKSPSQPRVWKKINSITISFGHGVSTTPLQTAVAGAALVNGGLLVSPTFLPRSRAEATAAGQPVVKASTSDAIRYLFKLNGEQGSGRSADVPGFHVGGKTGTADKVVNGRYDSRLNFNAFLAAFPIDDPQYVVLTFCDEPRTGENNLTMAAQTAAPMVRDIVGRIAPMLGVEPRFGNGNMQLYPQDY from the coding sequence ATGTCATTCCTTTCAAGAATCATTCTGCACAAAAGCAAAGCTCACTTCTCGTCGCGTCGGCTCAGGGGAGCCGTCCCGACTCTGCGCCGAAAGAGCCAATCGCTTCGAACGCGGGGACGCATTACCATCCTCGTCGTGGCGTTTGCGGCTGTCTACGGTCTGATCGGAGCCCGGCTCGTGCAGTATGGGGTCAAAGACGACGTCGTCCCTGGAACGCTACCACCCCTGAATGCCGTCGCCTCCCGCCCGAATATCCTCGATCGCAACGGCCAGCTTCTCGCGACCGACGTCCGCACGGTTTCGATGTATGCGGAGCCCTATAAGATTGTCGACGTCGATGAAGCTGTCGAGAAGCTGGCCACCGTCATAACCGATCTCGACATGAAGGACGTCTACAGCAAGTTGTCAGAGAAGAGATCGAAGTTTACCTGGATCAAGCGGCAGCTGACACCCAAGCAGCAAGGCCAAATCCTCGGCCTCGGTATTCCGGGCGTCGGCTTCAGGCCTGAGATGCGCCGATTTTATCCGGGCGGCTCTACCGCCGCTCACATCCTTGGTTATGTCGACATCGACAATCGCGGCGTAGCGGGAATGGAGCGGTTCATCGATTTGCAAGGTTTCTCGGATCTCTCCGCTGCAGGTCTGACCCTGGGAGCCGACCTTGAGCCCGTGACGCTGTCGATCGACGTGCGGGTTCAGAACGTCGTCCACGACGTTGTGCTTGCGGCCCTCAAGAACTATCGAAGCAAGGCAGCCGGCGCCGTGGTCCTGGACGTCCGGACCGGAGAGGTGCTGGCCATGGCATCTGTTCCTGATTTTGACCCGAACGATCCGGCCGCTACCGGAACCGACGGATGGCTGAACCGCATGTCGAACGGCACATTCGAAATGGGATCCACTTTCAAGACCTTTTCAATGGCGCTTGCTCTCGATACCGGCAAGGTGACGCTGAACGACAGTTTTGATGCGACGAAGCCGCTGCGTATTGGTGGGTTCACCATCCGTGATTCTCACGGTGGCATGCGCCGATGGCTGACGGTTCCTGAGATCTTTAGATATTCCTCGAACATCGGCACAGCGAAAATGGTCGATATCGTCGGCGTTGAAGTGCAGCGCGAATATCTCACCAAATTCGGCCTCCTCACGAGAATGCAGACCGAGCTTCCGGAGGTTAAGTCACCATCGCAGCCGAGGGTCTGGAAAAAGATCAATTCAATTACGATCTCCTTTGGCCATGGTGTTTCGACGACGCCGTTGCAAACCGCAGTGGCGGGAGCGGCACTGGTCAACGGCGGACTCCTTGTCTCGCCTACGTTCCTGCCCCGAAGCCGCGCCGAGGCGACGGCCGCAGGACAACCAGTCGTGAAGGCGTCTACCAGCGACGCAATCCGTTATCTTTTTAAGCTAAATGGCGAGCAGGGGTCAGGTCGAAGTGCTGACGTCCCAGGCTTTCATGTCGGCGGGAAGACCGGAACGGCGGACAAGGTGGTCAATGGTCGCTACGACTCCCGCTTGAACTTCAACGCCTTCCTCGCAGCCTTTCCGATTGACGATCCGCAATATGTGGTCCTGACCTTCTGTGACGAGCCACGCACCGGCGAAAATAACCTGACGATGGCGGCCCAGACCGCAGCACCAATGGTGCGCGATATCGTTGGACGTATAGCCCCCATGCTCGGAGTGGAACCGAGATTCGGCAATGGCAATATGCAGCTTTATCCGCAAGATTACTAA
- a CDS encoding FAD/NAD(P)-binding protein, producing MIYDVVVVGAGFSAIAVTCNLIEQLPASAKVAVIGDDPGFGRGTAYRTELYLHRLNVPAGRMSLLPHRPDDFVEWLKSRGRTMQATDFASRSDYGLYVRDTLAQLLRKRDDRCQVDFIKAKAAGCVERYNSTLAFHLGNGDEIAGRNVVLCLGVGNASLPVDPVDVPPFLRSRIVENPWRLSWLRLVAPSESVCILGSGLTMIDQVLALRAHGHRGRIDVLSRRGLAPLGHAKTPPAPLLIDVQTLPGTISGILKSLRTKSGETADWRAVMDGLRPMTQVLWQRLSSEERARFLRHALPWWNIHRHRVAPDVFDRFEKLVSEGTVRFHAGFLKSLAAEEGTLLAGYRVRGTREIAGIRADWLVNCTGMERAGISHSPLLKEMSRFQLIAPDPLGLGIQVDATSEVLGPSRILPTRLFAVGALTAGQFWEITAVPDIRVQAKAVVEEIASNRSNRDA from the coding sequence GTGATATACGATGTGGTCGTGGTCGGTGCGGGTTTTTCGGCGATAGCCGTGACCTGCAATCTCATTGAGCAGCTTCCCGCTTCGGCAAAGGTTGCCGTCATAGGCGACGATCCGGGTTTCGGCCGCGGGACGGCCTACCGGACGGAACTCTACCTTCATCGCCTCAACGTTCCCGCAGGCCGCATGAGCTTGCTGCCGCATCGTCCAGACGATTTCGTCGAGTGGTTGAAGAGCCGTGGACGTACGATGCAGGCGACCGATTTTGCCTCGCGCAGCGATTACGGGCTTTACGTCAGGGATACGCTTGCACAGCTGCTTCGCAAACGAGACGACCGTTGCCAGGTCGATTTCATCAAGGCCAAGGCGGCGGGATGTGTGGAGCGGTATAACAGCACACTGGCCTTCCATCTCGGCAACGGCGATGAGATCGCTGGCAGGAACGTCGTGCTCTGCCTTGGCGTCGGCAACGCCAGCCTGCCGGTCGATCCGGTTGACGTCCCGCCATTCTTGCGATCACGGATCGTCGAGAATCCTTGGCGGCTCTCGTGGCTGAGGCTCGTCGCGCCCTCCGAAAGCGTTTGTATCCTCGGCTCCGGCCTGACGATGATCGATCAGGTTCTTGCTCTTCGCGCCCATGGCCATCGCGGCAGGATCGATGTGCTTTCGCGTCGCGGGCTCGCACCGCTCGGACATGCGAAGACCCCTCCAGCGCCTCTGCTGATCGATGTTCAGACGCTTCCCGGGACAATCAGCGGTATATTGAAGAGCTTGAGGACGAAGAGCGGGGAGACTGCCGATTGGCGAGCCGTGATGGACGGCCTGAGGCCGATGACGCAGGTTCTCTGGCAGCGGCTTTCATCCGAGGAGCGAGCCCGTTTCCTGCGCCATGCCCTTCCCTGGTGGAACATTCACCGTCATCGGGTCGCCCCTGATGTGTTCGACAGGTTCGAGAAGCTAGTCTCGGAAGGAACAGTGCGCTTCCACGCAGGCTTCTTGAAATCGCTGGCAGCCGAGGAGGGCACGCTTCTCGCCGGATACAGGGTGAGAGGGACACGAGAGATCGCAGGGATCAGGGCAGATTGGCTGGTCAACTGTACGGGAATGGAGCGCGCCGGCATCAGCCATTCACCGCTTTTGAAAGAAATGAGCCGCTTTCAGTTGATCGCTCCCGATCCCCTTGGCCTTGGGATACAGGTGGATGCCACTTCTGAAGTGCTGGGGCCTTCCCGGATCTTGCCCACCCGGCTGTTTGCAGTCGGCGCTTTGACGGCTGGACAATTCTGGGAAATTACGGCCGTCCCTGACATTCGGGTGCAGGCCAAGGCAGTCGTCGAGGAGATCGCCTCGAACCGATCAAATCGAGACGCATAG
- a CDS encoding TetR/AcrR family transcriptional regulator, which translates to MKASISDHILTSAGALFYREGIRAVGIDRIVYETNVAKATLYRHFPSKDHLVAAYLQDRHERVISSLETVLDEAPDPRDQLKLIFERLHEKADSPEFRGCAFALAVAEHGDSERVVAVARAHKATVSQMFAALMARAGVETGQPAAHLSLLYEGALATVAVGRDPRAVLTARDCALFVFDAALSLIKRAEKRIA; encoded by the coding sequence ATGAAAGCTTCCATTTCAGATCACATCCTCACTTCAGCCGGCGCGCTCTTCTATCGGGAGGGTATCCGCGCTGTTGGCATTGATCGCATCGTCTACGAAACGAATGTCGCCAAGGCGACGCTTTACCGGCATTTTCCATCCAAGGATCATCTCGTTGCGGCCTATCTTCAGGACCGCCATGAGCGGGTCATCAGCTCTCTCGAAACCGTCCTCGACGAGGCACCAGATCCGCGCGATCAGCTGAAGCTGATCTTCGAACGTTTGCACGAGAAGGCAGATAGCCCTGAATTTCGAGGGTGCGCATTTGCTCTTGCAGTCGCCGAGCACGGCGATTCAGAACGTGTCGTCGCTGTCGCGCGCGCTCACAAGGCAACGGTGAGCCAGATGTTTGCCGCGCTCATGGCAAGAGCGGGCGTAGAGACAGGTCAGCCGGCCGCTCATCTTTCCCTTCTATACGAAGGCGCACTGGCGACAGTGGCCGTCGGCCGCGATCCCCGGGCTGTGCTGACCGCCAGAGACTGCGCCCTTTTCGTCTTCGACGCCGCACTTTCGCTGATCAAGAGGGCTGAGAAGCGCATAGCATGA
- a CDS encoding 2-hydroxychromene-2-carboxylate isomerase: protein MTKTIDYFFGIGSPWSFIGLDAFSELAQRHGVSIRPHAISVIEDNGGIYSRNRPEARRAYWTKDLKRWAALRGKTLNFENRAALSDPTPAGFMVIAAIEDGLDWLKLTRALQAAFWTNGDDIGRSEVRQAIAEKAGFDGARLEERAQSEAIQSVWRSNIEAAKSAGIFGLPTFRYEDELYWGQDSLPFLERHLNGEKIAV, encoded by the coding sequence ATGACAAAGACAATTGACTACTTCTTCGGCATCGGTTCGCCGTGGTCCTTCATCGGTCTCGATGCCTTTTCGGAACTTGCACAAAGGCATGGGGTCTCGATCCGTCCGCACGCCATCTCGGTGATAGAGGACAACGGCGGCATCTACTCCCGCAACAGGCCCGAGGCGCGGCGCGCCTACTGGACCAAGGACCTGAAGCGCTGGGCGGCATTGCGCGGCAAGACGCTCAACTTCGAAAATCGCGCTGCCCTTTCCGATCCGACTCCCGCGGGCTTCATGGTCATTGCCGCCATCGAGGATGGCTTGGACTGGCTCAAGCTGACGCGCGCCCTCCAGGCCGCCTTCTGGACGAATGGCGATGATATTGGCCGAAGCGAAGTCCGCCAGGCGATAGCCGAAAAGGCAGGCTTCGATGGAGCAAGGCTCGAAGAACGAGCCCAGTCGGAGGCGATCCAGTCAGTCTGGCGATCCAACATCGAAGCTGCCAAGAGCGCCGGCATCTTCGGCCTCCCGACGTTTCGATATGAGGACGAGCTCTACTGGGGACAGGACAGCCTGCCGTTCCTGGAGCGCCATCTGAATGGCGAGAAGATCGCCGTCTGA